The Megachile rotundata isolate GNS110a chromosome 11, iyMegRotu1, whole genome shotgun sequence genome includes a region encoding these proteins:
- the Nsun5 gene encoding nop2/Sun-like domain containing protein 5 isoform X1: MSRGFVHSVKVPRLYKAAAKVLQEVGEKRSGLKSVLYKQNHPNVAALFSLCMTAIRKSEQLNTILSKTGLLTNEPRLDPWLAKVLITELLWGKKALKTECKPAQIILSYETKLKEELSAIKTTDEHETPDSVHKARYVRINTIKLPLEKGISYFKEEGWVLLPKCSDYTKHLEVVKNLEKPNFIQDFHIPELFVFPKGTNFQDDRRYEAGEILIQDKASCLAAKILDPKPGSVVLDMCAAPGMKTSHLAALMNNTGTIYAVEFDVSRYAFLCKQVKATGATCVKTIQKDALKLDGNNFKDVEYILVDPSCSGSGMLDRQITDEKEKPDPQRLRQLQSFQVFLLRRALLHFPNVKKVVYSTCSINPEENEQVVDEILTNVKDSYKLVDTKDLYKENWLHFSSRDFTCSDKCLYTKPDVDLCNGFFIAVFERNVGTRLPKQKRKLMVRSNSKKARMNAQPYVKEAAATQLNKKPVKRNINAKPTPAQKSSPKVPKALNDSTDSVAIIEEMSSEVEVEEIKQQPPAKKKKVVGRSIRKAIKAKTPLARKMGKKRIVKLPKRVKKTV, translated from the exons ATGTCTCGCGGGTTTGTACATTCTGTTAAAGTCCCAAGACTTTATAAAGCAGCAGCTAAGGTCCTACAAGAAGTTGGCGAGAAACGTAGCGGTCTTAAATCAGTGCTTTATAAACAAAATCATCCT AATGTGGCTGCATTATTTTCGTTATGCATGACTGCAATTCGAAAATCAGAACAATTAAATACTATTCTAAGTAAAACTGGCCTATTGACAAATGAGCCCCGTTTGGATCCATGGTTAGCAAAAGTTCTTATAACAGAATTACTTTGGGGTAAAAAAGCTCTAAAAACAGAGTGCAAGCCTGCTCAAATTATACTTTCTtatgaaacaaaattgaaagaggAATTGAGTGCCATTAAAACTACTGACGAACACGAAACACCCGATTCag TACATAAAGCAAGATACGTTCGCATCAACACTATAAAATTACCATTAGAGAAGGGAATATCTTATTTCAAAGAAGAAGGATGGGTTCTCCTACCAAAATGTTCCGATTATACAAAGCATTTAGAAGtagtaaaaaatttagaaaagccGAATTTTATTCAAGATTTCCACATTCCGGAATTATTTGTATTTCCAAAAGGCACGAATTTTCAAGATGACCGTAGATATGAAGCCGGTGAAATTTTAATTCAGGATAAG GCTAGTTGTCTCGCCGCAAAGATATTGGATCCAAAACCTGGATCCGTCGTCCTCGACATGTGTGCAGCGCCTGGAATGAAAACATCTCACTTAGCTGCATTAATGAACAATACAGG GACAATTTATGCAGTAGAGTTTGACGTGTCAAGATATGCATTTTTATGCAAACAAGTAAAAGCGACGGGCGCTACTTGCGTCAAAACTATTCAGAAAGATGCCTTAAAACTTGACGGAAATAACTTTAAAGACGTGGAATACATTTTGGTTGATCCCTCGTGTTCCGGATCAG gtATGTTAGACAGACAGATAACAGATGAAAAAGAGAAGCCTGATCCACAACGACTTAGGCAGTTACAAAGTTTCCAAGTATTCCTATTGCGACGCGCCCTTTTGCATTTTCCAAACGTAAAGAAAGTGGTATACAGTACTTGCTCTATTAATCCAGAAGAAAATGAACAAGTGGTAGACGAAATTCTAACCAACGTGAAAGATTCGTATAAACTTGTGGACACAAAGGATCTGTACAAAGAAAATTGGTTGCACTTTAGCTCGAGGGACTTCACTTGTTCAGACAAGTGTCTTTATACCAAACCCGACGTAGATCTGTGTAATGGATTCTTCATCGCAGTATTCGAACGGAACGTCGGCACACGCTTGCCTAAACAGAAACGTAAATTAATGGTAAGATCCAATAGCAAAAAAGCAAGAATGAACGCTCAACCTTATGTTAAAGAAGCAGCTGCGACTCAATTAAATAAGAAACCTGTGAAGAGAAATATAAATGCCAAACCAACTCCCGCGCAAAAAAGTTCTCCAAAGGTTCCAAAAGCTTTGAACGACTCGACTGATTCAGTTGCCATCATTGAAGAAATGTCATCTGAAGTCGAAGTGGAGGAAATTAAGCAGCAGCCTCCAGCGAAAAAGAAGAAGGTTGTTGGTCGCAGTATTAGAAAGGCAATTAAAGCGAAAACACCTCTAGCTAGAAAAATGGGTAAAAAAAGAATTGTTAAGCTGCCGAAAAGAGTAAAGAAAACAGTGTAA
- the Nsun5 gene encoding nop2/Sun-like domain containing protein 5 isoform X2 → MTAIRKSEQLNTILSKTGLLTNEPRLDPWLAKVLITELLWGKKALKTECKPAQIILSYETKLKEELSAIKTTDEHETPDSVHKARYVRINTIKLPLEKGISYFKEEGWVLLPKCSDYTKHLEVVKNLEKPNFIQDFHIPELFVFPKGTNFQDDRRYEAGEILIQDKASCLAAKILDPKPGSVVLDMCAAPGMKTSHLAALMNNTGTIYAVEFDVSRYAFLCKQVKATGATCVKTIQKDALKLDGNNFKDVEYILVDPSCSGSGMLDRQITDEKEKPDPQRLRQLQSFQVFLLRRALLHFPNVKKVVYSTCSINPEENEQVVDEILTNVKDSYKLVDTKDLYKENWLHFSSRDFTCSDKCLYTKPDVDLCNGFFIAVFERNVGTRLPKQKRKLMVRSNSKKARMNAQPYVKEAAATQLNKKPVKRNINAKPTPAQKSSPKVPKALNDSTDSVAIIEEMSSEVEVEEIKQQPPAKKKKVVGRSIRKAIKAKTPLARKMGKKRIVKLPKRVKKTV, encoded by the exons ATGACTGCAATTCGAAAATCAGAACAATTAAATACTATTCTAAGTAAAACTGGCCTATTGACAAATGAGCCCCGTTTGGATCCATGGTTAGCAAAAGTTCTTATAACAGAATTACTTTGGGGTAAAAAAGCTCTAAAAACAGAGTGCAAGCCTGCTCAAATTATACTTTCTtatgaaacaaaattgaaagaggAATTGAGTGCCATTAAAACTACTGACGAACACGAAACACCCGATTCag TACATAAAGCAAGATACGTTCGCATCAACACTATAAAATTACCATTAGAGAAGGGAATATCTTATTTCAAAGAAGAAGGATGGGTTCTCCTACCAAAATGTTCCGATTATACAAAGCATTTAGAAGtagtaaaaaatttagaaaagccGAATTTTATTCAAGATTTCCACATTCCGGAATTATTTGTATTTCCAAAAGGCACGAATTTTCAAGATGACCGTAGATATGAAGCCGGTGAAATTTTAATTCAGGATAAG GCTAGTTGTCTCGCCGCAAAGATATTGGATCCAAAACCTGGATCCGTCGTCCTCGACATGTGTGCAGCGCCTGGAATGAAAACATCTCACTTAGCTGCATTAATGAACAATACAGG GACAATTTATGCAGTAGAGTTTGACGTGTCAAGATATGCATTTTTATGCAAACAAGTAAAAGCGACGGGCGCTACTTGCGTCAAAACTATTCAGAAAGATGCCTTAAAACTTGACGGAAATAACTTTAAAGACGTGGAATACATTTTGGTTGATCCCTCGTGTTCCGGATCAG gtATGTTAGACAGACAGATAACAGATGAAAAAGAGAAGCCTGATCCACAACGACTTAGGCAGTTACAAAGTTTCCAAGTATTCCTATTGCGACGCGCCCTTTTGCATTTTCCAAACGTAAAGAAAGTGGTATACAGTACTTGCTCTATTAATCCAGAAGAAAATGAACAAGTGGTAGACGAAATTCTAACCAACGTGAAAGATTCGTATAAACTTGTGGACACAAAGGATCTGTACAAAGAAAATTGGTTGCACTTTAGCTCGAGGGACTTCACTTGTTCAGACAAGTGTCTTTATACCAAACCCGACGTAGATCTGTGTAATGGATTCTTCATCGCAGTATTCGAACGGAACGTCGGCACACGCTTGCCTAAACAGAAACGTAAATTAATGGTAAGATCCAATAGCAAAAAAGCAAGAATGAACGCTCAACCTTATGTTAAAGAAGCAGCTGCGACTCAATTAAATAAGAAACCTGTGAAGAGAAATATAAATGCCAAACCAACTCCCGCGCAAAAAAGTTCTCCAAAGGTTCCAAAAGCTTTGAACGACTCGACTGATTCAGTTGCCATCATTGAAGAAATGTCATCTGAAGTCGAAGTGGAGGAAATTAAGCAGCAGCCTCCAGCGAAAAAGAAGAAGGTTGTTGGTCGCAGTATTAGAAAGGCAATTAAAGCGAAAACACCTCTAGCTAGAAAAATGGGTAAAAAAAGAATTGTTAAGCTGCCGAAAAGAGTAAAGAAAACAGTGTAA
- the LOC105663266 gene encoding uncharacterized protein LOC105663266 has translation MVLIIRNNRILSSRHPRIKRFLSYIHKNQQKLQHKDSSNTQNKNTEIMSLTAVLLKLFLYSVAMFTLPFATFFGVEHVLKVEFHFDRFVTNCISVFAAVIMVNLIIACYAYQALHEPDSAEVDAIADQPSKSDLNKKSD, from the coding sequence ATGGTTTTAATCATCCGCAACAACCGAATACTTTCTAGTCGTCATCCtagaattaaaagatttttatcTTACATACATAAAAATCAACAAAAACTGCAGCATAAAGATAGTTCTAACACTCAAAATAAAAACACAGAAATTATGAGTTTGACTGCAGTTTTACTAAAACTGTTCTTATATAGCGTTGCTATGTTTACATTACCATTTGCTACATTTTTTGGAGTTGAACATGTTCTAAAAGTCGAATTTCACTTTGATAGATTTGTAACAAATTGTATATCTGTATTTGCTGCAGTAATCATGGTAAACTTAATAATAGCTTGTTATGCCTATCAGGCACTTCATGAACCTGATAGTGCTGAGGTTGATGCAATTGCAGATCAGCCTTCTAAAAGTGATCTGAATAAAAAATCTgattaa